In the genome of Mytilus edulis chromosome 3, xbMytEdul2.2, whole genome shotgun sequence, one region contains:
- the LOC139517690 gene encoding uncharacterized protein, with protein MSQFDFLQMGYISFLILCLVLTASTESNNDVGDEFMDEDIIDTGDIDKRLFERLASGLVGKRPFDRLASGLVGKRPFDRLASGLVGKREFDRLASGLVGKRPFDRLASGLVGKRPFDRLASGLVGKRPFDRLASGLVGKRPFDRLASGLVGKRPFDRLASGLVGKRPFDRLASGLVGKRPFDRLASGLVGKRPFDRLASGLVGKRPFDRLASGLVGKRPFDRLASGLVGKRYMDPLASSLVGKRDSQ; from the exons ATGTCACAGTTTGACTTTCTACAAATGGGTTACATTTCATTTCTTATTTT ATGTCTAGTACTAACTGCTTCCACAGAATCTAACAACGATGTGGGAGACGAATTTATGGACGAAGATATCATAGATACAGGAGACATAGATAAACGTTTATTTGAAAGACTAGCAAGCGGACTTGTGGGAAAACGACCCTTTGATAGATTAGCTAGTGGACTCGTAGGGAAAAGGCCATTTGACAGATTAGCAAGTGGGCTTGTAGGAAAACGTGAATTCGATCGCTTAGCAAGTGGTTTAGTTGGAAAACGCCCATTTGATAGACTAGCAAGTGGTTTAGTTGGTAAAAGGCCATTCGACCGTTTAGCTAGTGGTTTAGTTGGAAAACGTCCATTTGATCGATTAGCAAGTGGTTTGGTTGGTAAAAGGCCGTTCGACCGTTTAGCTAGTGGTTTAGTTGGTAAAAGACCATTTGATCGTTTAGCAAGTGGTTTAGTTGGAAAACGTCCATTTGATCGATTAGCAAGTGGTTTAGTTGGTAAAAGGCCGTTCGACCGTTTAGCAAGTGGTTTAGTCGGAAAACGTCCATTTGACCGACTAGCAAGTGGTTTAGTTGGCAAAAGACCTTTCGATCGTTTAGCTAGTGGACTTGTTGGTAAAAGGCCTTTCGACAGATTAGCCAGCGGTTTAGTAGGAAAACGATACATGGACCCATTAGCTTCTTCACTTGTTGGCAAGCGAGACAGTCAGTGA